The following coding sequences lie in one Mus musculus strain C57BL/6J chromosome 11, GRCm38.p6 C57BL/6J genomic window:
- the Uts2r gene encoding urotensin-2 receptor, which yields MALSLESTSFPMLAVSRSTASELPGGFNVSHNSSWTGPTDPSSLQDLVATGVIGAVLSTMGVVGVVGNVYTLVVMCRFLRASASMYVYVVNLALADLLYLLSIPFIVATYVTKDWHFGDVGCRVLFSLDFLTMHASIFTLTIMSSERYAAVLRPLDTVQRSKGYRKLLALGTWLLALLLTLPMMLAIRLVRRGSKSLCLPAWGPRAHRTYLTLLFGTSIVGPGLVIGLLYIRLARAYWLSQQASFKQTRRLPNPRVLYLILGIVLLFWACFLPFWLWQLLAQYHQAMPLTPETARIINYLTACLTYGNSCINPFLYTLLTKNYREYLRGRQRSLGSSCRGPGSAGSFLSSRVHLQQDSGRSLSSNSQQATETLVLSPVPPNGAFV from the coding sequence ATGGCGCTGAGCCTGGAGTCTACAAGCTTCCCCATGCTGGCCGTGTCCAGAAGCACTGCGTCTGAGCTTCCTGGTGGCTTTAATGTGTCCCACAACAGTTCCTGGACTGGCCCAACAGATCCCAGCTCCCTGCAAGACCTTGTGGCCACCGGTGTCATCGGGGCAGTGCTCTCAACCATGGGTGTGGTGGGCGTGGTGGGCAATGTGTACACTCTGGTGGTCATGTGCCGATTTCTGCGTGCCTCGGCCTCCATGTACGTCTATGTGGTCAACCTGGCCCTGGCTGACCTGCTGTATCTGCTGAGCATTCCCTTCATCGTAGCCACCTACGTCACTAAGGACTGGCACTTCGGGGACGTGGGCTGCCGAGTTCTCTTTAGCCTGGACTTCCTGACAATGCATGCCAGCATCTTCACCCTGACCATAATGAGCAGTGAACGCTATGCAGCAGTACTGAGGCCCCTGGACACCGTCCAGCGCTCCAAGGGTTACCGTAAGCTGTTGGCGCTGGGCACCTGGTTGCTGGCACTGCTGCTGACCTTACCCATGATGCTTGCCATCCGGCTGGTCCGTAGGGGCTCTAAGAGCCTCTGCCTGCCAGCCTGGGGCCCTCGTGCCCACCGTACCTACCTGACGCTGCTCTTTGGGACCAGCATTGTGGGGCCTGGCCTGGTCATTGGGCTGCTCTATATCCGTCTGGCCAGGGCCTATTGGCTATCCCAGCAAGCTTCCTTCAAGCAGACACGGCGGCTGCCCAACCCCAGGGTTCTCTACCTCATCCTTGGTATCGTCCTTCTCTTCTGGGCATGCTTTCTGCCCTTCTGGCTATGGCAGCTGCTGGCCCAGTACCACCAGGCCATGCCACTGACACCCGAGACTGCACGCATCATCAACTACCTGACTGCCTGCCTCACTTACGGCAACAGCTGCATCAATCCCTTCCTCTACACTCTGCTCACCAAGAACTACCGTGAGTACCTGCGTGGCCGCCAGCGGTCACTGGGTAGCAGTTGCCGTGGCCCAGGGAGTGCTGGCAGCTTCCTGTCCAGCCgtgtccacctccagcaggactCGGGCCGCTCACTGTCCTCCAACAGCCAACAGGCCACAGAGACCCTCGTGCTGTCTCCAGTTCCCCCTAATGGGGCCTTTGTGTGA